A DNA window from Salvelinus namaycush isolate Seneca chromosome 30, SaNama_1.0, whole genome shotgun sequence contains the following coding sequences:
- the LOC120024723 gene encoding collagen alpha-1(X) chain-like, translating to MEVRVLSILILLVALTAVHGSGSYVVKKVMKVAPQYQPYSVKSHVVSMAGEPGAPGEPGPEGPPGPPGPPGESAVGQPGPEGPAGPPGPAGYSAPGKPGSSGGPGKPGVPGAAGEKGEVGTAGLQGPRGMPGPAGRSGPAGISSTGKPGPHGLPGAMGPRGETGLKGHPGMPGLPGAKGDRGVGIPGAQGETGAVGPMGPAGQPGAAGVGKPGKSGIRGEAGKSGSPGRDGGAGPMGLPGAKGHTGAPGVGMPGKPGDNGAPGMPGAAGLKGHQGATGATGAPGIPGYGKPGANGQKGERGVVGSSGTTGQKGEPGAQGYTGATGATGPMGSTGPQGGRGFQGDTGEMGPKGDTGAMGPQGPKGYKGDQGAQGFQGKQGDTGATGPTGAMGATGATGNKGDTGHTGATGASGVPGPAGPKGFPGRNGEAGEAGAAGAPGPRGPVGPTGAAGTPGLKGHPGLPGAPGQAAKGILGPLGPPGLPGADGQDGSQGPAGPPGPPGPPGEFFFEKSMGMGEVMVPTLVKAPMSAFSVSLAKPYPPSGEPIKFDNEVYNAENHYDTTTGQFTCQVPGVYFFSYTIHVNGAHALVALYKNDKPVMFSYDEYNKGFLDQMSGSTVLMLDVNDTVYLQIPDDEANGVFAAENVHCSFSGFLIAST from the exons ATGGAAGTACGAGTATTGAGCATCCTCATCCTCCTGGTGGCCTTGACGGCTGTTCATGGTAGTGGTTCatatgtggtgaagaaggtgatGAAGGTCGCCCCTCAATACCAGCCCTACTCTGTGAAGAGTCACG TGGTGTCGATGGCGGGAGAGCCCGGTGCGCCAGGTGAGCCCGGCCCAGAAGGCCCCCCTGGCCCACCTGGCCCTCCAGGGGAAAGTGCTGTGGGACAGCCTGGACCCGAGGGCCCTGCCGGACCACCCGGACCTGCTGGCTACTCCGCACCTGGCAAACCTGGTTCCTCAGGTGGGCCTGGTAAGCCTGGTGTTCCTGGCGCAGCTGGTGAGAAAGGAGAGGTGGGCACAGCTGGACTTCAAGGTCCTAGGGGCATGCCTGGACCTGCTGGAAGATCCGGACCAGCTGGGATCTCTTCCACTGGCAAGCCTGGACCTCATGGTCTGCCCGGAGCAATGGGGCCAAGAGGGGAAACAGGCCTTAAGGGACATCCAGGTATGCCTGGTTTGCCAGGAGCTAAGGGGGATAGAGGAGTGGGTATCCCAGGGGCACAAGGTGAGACAGGGGCTGTGGGACCTATGGGACCAGCTGGGCAGCCTGGAGCAGCCGGAGTTGGAAAGCCAGGCAAGTCAGGAATCCGTGGTGAAGCAGGAAAGTCAGGTAGTCCAGGTAGGGATGGGGGCGCTGGTCCCATGGGTTTGCCAGGTGCTAAGGGCCACACAGGGGCTCCTGGTGTAGGTATGCCTGGAAAACCAGGTGATAATGGGGCTCCAGGTATGCCTGGTGCAGCTGGTCTTAAAGGTCATCAGGGAGCAACGGGAGCAACTGGTGCTCCCGGTATCCCTGGATATGGAAAGCCAGGAGCAAATGGACAGAAGGGTGAGAGGGGAGTTGTAGGAAGCTCAGGCACAACAGGTCAGAAGGGTGAGCCAGGAGCACAGGGATATACTGGTGCTACTGGTGCTACTGGGCCCATGGGTTCCACTGGTCCTCAGGGTGGACGAGGCTTCCAGGGAGATACTGGGGAAATGGGTCCCAAAGGTGACACAGGTGCAATGGGACCCCAGGGACCAAAGGGATATAAGGGAGATCAGGGAGCACAAGGTTTCCAGGGAAAGCAAGGTGATACTGGAGCAACAGGCCCAACTGGTGCCATGGGAGCTACTGGAGCTACAGGTAACAAAGGTGACACTGGTCACACAGGTGCAACTGGTGCTTCAGGTGTCCCAGGACCTGCCGGGCCCAAAGGTTTCCCAGGGCGCAATGGTGAGGCAGGTGAGGCTGGAGCTGCTGGAGCCCCAGGTCCCAGAGGACCTGTTGGGCCTACTGGTGCCGCAGGTACACCTGGCCTTAAAGGACACCCGGGTCTCCCTGGCGCACCTGGACAGGCCGCTAAGGGAATCCTTGGCCCTCTCGGTCCCCCTGGGCTCCCTGGTGCTGATGGTCAGGATGGTAGCCAAGGCCCTGCTGGCCCTCCCGGCCCACCTGGTCCTCCCGGCGAGTTCTTTTTCGAAAAGAGCATGGGCATGGGTGAGGTCATGGTGCCTACTCTTGTTAAGGCCCCTATGTCtgctttctctgtttctctggctAAGCCTTATCCTCCATCTGGGGAACCTATTAAGTTTGACAATGAGGTGTACAATGCGGAGAATCACTATGACACTACCACTGGGCAGTTCACTTGCCAGGTTCCTGGAGTCTACTTCTTCTCATACACCATTCACGTGAATGGGGCTCATGCTCTGGTGGCTCTGTACAAGAACGACAAGCCAGTCATGTTCAGCTATGATGAGTACAACAAGGGCTTCCTGGACCAGATGTCCGGTAGCACTGTCCTTATGCTCGACGTGAACGACACAGTCTACCTTCAGATTCCCGATGATGAGGCCAATGGCGTTTTTGCCGCTGAGAATGTCCACTGCTCTTTCTCTGGGTTCCTTATCGCTTCAACGTGA